The Natrinema salaciae genome includes a window with the following:
- a CDS encoding ComEC/Rec2 family competence protein, which yields MRRGVLVVAIAGLLVLAGCSGGFSDIYGDGGAATPDTDGELEVHHIDVGQADSTLVVTPSDETILIDTGDYRDDGQAVIDYLEARDIDRIDHLVTTHGHADHIGGHPAVIEYLEEEGNGVGAAYDPGVPHTTATYENYLDAVEAYDVQLYEVAAGDRLPLEDDDLEAAVLNPPEGERGDDIDANGVVLALSFGEFSYLTTGDIDAETERRLVDGDGNSLTADAYQAGHHGSSTSSSDPFLDAVDPDVAIVSSARDSQYGHPHDEVLRALDDRGIETYWTGVHGDVVLETDGTDVSVTTERDATTDPTELLELKGEAQSSLAGRPIDGPARSAVADRQPIDGPPARTSSR from the coding sequence ATGCGACGCGGCGTTCTCGTCGTCGCGATTGCAGGGCTGCTCGTCCTCGCCGGCTGTAGCGGGGGCTTCAGCGATATCTACGGCGACGGCGGCGCTGCGACTCCCGACACCGACGGCGAACTCGAGGTCCACCACATCGACGTCGGGCAAGCCGATTCGACGCTCGTCGTCACCCCGAGCGACGAGACGATACTGATCGATACGGGCGACTACCGGGACGACGGGCAGGCGGTCATCGACTACCTCGAGGCCCGCGATATCGACCGCATCGACCACCTCGTCACGACCCACGGCCACGCCGACCACATCGGCGGTCACCCCGCCGTCATCGAGTACCTCGAGGAGGAGGGCAACGGCGTCGGCGCGGCCTACGACCCCGGCGTGCCCCACACGACGGCGACCTACGAGAACTATCTCGACGCGGTCGAGGCGTACGACGTCCAGCTCTACGAAGTCGCCGCGGGCGATAGGCTGCCGCTCGAGGACGACGATCTGGAGGCCGCCGTCCTGAATCCGCCCGAGGGCGAGCGAGGCGACGATATCGACGCCAACGGCGTCGTGCTCGCGCTCTCGTTCGGCGAGTTCTCGTACCTGACGACCGGCGATATCGACGCGGAGACGGAGCGACGACTGGTCGACGGGGACGGCAATTCCCTCACCGCCGACGCCTATCAGGCGGGCCACCACGGCTCCTCGACCTCCTCGAGCGACCCGTTCCTCGACGCGGTCGATCCCGACGTTGCAATCGTCTCGAGCGCTCGCGACTCCCAGTACGGCCACCCGCACGACGAGGTTCTTCGGGCGCTGGACGACCGCGGAATCGAGACCTACTGGACTGGCGTCCACGGCGACGTCGTCCTCGAGACCGACGGAACCGACGTCTCGGTGACGACGGAGCGCGACGCGACGACCGACCCGACGGAACTGCTCGAACTGAAAGGGGAGGCCCAGTCGTCGCTCGCGGGACGCCCGATAGACGGACCGGCCCGATCGGCCGTCGCCGATCGACAACCGATTGATGGCCCTCCCGCCCGTACCTCGAGTCGATGA
- a CDS encoding gamma carbonic anhydrase family protein, with protein MLRSFDGTEPQVADSAYVDDAAVVIGDVVIEAEASVWPNTTLRGDHGRIVVGEGANVQDNAVLHEDAELEPYSTVGHSAIVHNATVAERALVGMNAVVLDGAHVGEGAVVAAGSVVTEGTEIPASTLVAGTPAEPKTEIDDPALEATADRYVELAKEHAETSERLD; from the coding sequence ATGTTACGATCGTTCGACGGGACGGAACCGCAGGTCGCCGACTCCGCGTACGTCGACGACGCCGCCGTCGTCATCGGCGACGTCGTCATCGAAGCCGAGGCGAGCGTCTGGCCGAACACCACGCTCCGCGGCGATCACGGTCGCATCGTCGTCGGCGAAGGGGCGAACGTCCAGGACAACGCCGTCCTCCACGAGGACGCGGAACTCGAGCCCTACTCGACCGTGGGCCACAGTGCTATCGTCCACAACGCCACCGTCGCCGAGCGCGCGCTGGTCGGGATGAACGCGGTCGTCCTCGACGGGGCACACGTCGGTGAGGGTGCGGTCGTCGCCGCCGGCAGCGTCGTCACCGAAGGCACCGAGATTCCCGCGTCGACGCTCGTCGCCGGCACGCCGGCCGAACCGAAAACGGAGATCGACGATCCGGCGCTCGAGGCGACGGCCGATCGGTACGTCGAACTCGCCAAAGAGCACGCGGAAACGTCCGAACGGCTCGACTGA
- a CDS encoding amidohydrolase family protein — translation MERTGTILRGREFEPVEGRVVIDDDGRIEAIEETAVDGDDVILPAFVNAHTHIGDSIAKEAGGGLSLEELVAPPDGLKHRLLRAASRDELVSGMKRSLQYMREAGTAACLDFREGGVEGVRMLEDAADGLPIDALSFARGSVDAMHAGDGFGASGANDASFDRERRATSEADKPFGIHAGEVDDSDINPALDLDPDFLVHMVHPERVHLERIADSEIPIVVCPRSNLVTDVGLSPYDELSERTTLALGTDNVMLNSPSMFREMEFLAKLSDLPAAEILRMATINGAEIADLEYGLVEPGREARLLVLDGDSNNLVGARDPVRAVVRRAGVDDIREVVTGADAEGERTE, via the coding sequence ATGGAACGAACGGGAACGATCCTCCGCGGCCGCGAGTTCGAACCCGTCGAGGGACGGGTCGTGATCGACGACGACGGTCGCATCGAGGCCATCGAAGAAACGGCGGTCGACGGCGACGACGTCATCCTGCCGGCGTTCGTCAACGCCCACACCCACATCGGCGATTCGATCGCCAAGGAGGCCGGCGGCGGCCTCTCGCTCGAGGAACTGGTCGCGCCGCCGGACGGCCTGAAACACCGACTGCTCCGGGCGGCCTCTCGCGACGAGCTGGTGAGCGGGATGAAACGATCGCTGCAGTACATGCGGGAAGCGGGGACGGCCGCCTGTCTCGACTTCCGCGAGGGCGGCGTCGAGGGCGTTCGGATGCTCGAGGACGCGGCGGACGGGCTCCCGATCGACGCGCTCTCGTTCGCTCGCGGCTCCGTCGACGCGATGCACGCGGGCGACGGGTTCGGCGCGAGCGGGGCGAACGACGCGTCCTTCGACCGGGAACGGCGGGCGACCAGCGAGGCGGACAAACCGTTCGGGATCCACGCGGGTGAGGTCGACGATAGCGACATCAACCCGGCGCTGGACCTCGACCCCGATTTCCTCGTGCACATGGTTCATCCCGAACGGGTTCACCTGGAGCGGATCGCGGACAGCGAGATCCCGATCGTCGTCTGCCCGCGCTCGAACCTCGTCACGGACGTGGGACTGTCGCCGTACGATGAACTCAGCGAACGGACGACGCTCGCGCTCGGGACGGACAACGTGATGCTCAACTCGCCGTCGATGTTCCGCGAGATGGAGTTCCTCGCGAAACTCTCCGACCTGCCGGCCGCCGAGATCCTCCGGATGGCGACGATCAACGGGGCCGAGATCGCCGACCTCGAGTACGGGCTGGTCGAACCCGGACGCGAGGCCCGCCTGCTGGTGCTCGACGGCGACTCGAACAACCTCGTCGGCGCGCGCGACCCGGTTCGGGCCGTGGTTCGACGCGCCGGCGTCGACGATATTCGCGAGGTCGTCACCGGGGCAGACGCCGAGGGCGAGCGAACGGAATAG
- a CDS encoding DUF3006 domain-containing protein: MSEPYTAVLDRIVDGGTAVLLLEADGDVIDERIVDVETLPEDGRHEGAVFELTVDEEAVLEATYREAAEQERRESTRERFDRLSERLSSEERDED, encoded by the coding sequence ATGAGTGAGCCCTATACTGCGGTCCTCGACCGCATCGTCGACGGCGGGACGGCGGTCCTCCTGCTCGAGGCCGACGGCGACGTGATCGACGAACGGATCGTCGACGTCGAGACGCTGCCCGAGGACGGCCGCCACGAGGGTGCCGTCTTCGAGCTGACCGTCGACGAGGAGGCGGTGCTCGAGGCGACCTATCGCGAGGCGGCCGAACAGGAGCGGCGGGAATCGACGCGGGAACGGTTCGACCGACTCTCCGAGCGCCTGTCCAGCGAGGAGCGAGACGAGGACTAA
- a CDS encoding OsmC family protein, producing the protein MAKQVTTVSDEGYSATNEIRDFETTIDANGEAAPDTLEALLAAYGSCYVPALRVGGQQRGADDLGRIEIDIEGELNDDDKLESVGFDIRVEADVDDDTGDEILERAFELCKVHDALKDSLHADASFEGGAF; encoded by the coding sequence TCACCACCGTCTCCGACGAGGGGTATAGCGCGACGAACGAGATTCGCGACTTCGAGACGACGATCGACGCCAACGGCGAGGCGGCCCCCGACACGCTCGAGGCCCTGCTCGCGGCCTACGGCTCCTGTTACGTCCCGGCGCTGCGCGTCGGCGGCCAGCAGCGCGGGGCCGACGACCTCGGGCGGATCGAGATCGACATCGAGGGCGAACTCAACGACGACGACAAACTCGAGTCGGTCGGGTTCGACATCCGCGTCGAGGCCGACGTGGACGACGACACCGGCGACGAGATCCTCGAGCGTGCCTTCGAACTCTGCAAGGTCCACGACGCGCTGAAGGACAGCCTGCACGCGGACGCGAGTTTCGAGGGCGGCGCGTTCTGA